Proteins found in one Cellulomonas palmilytica genomic segment:
- a CDS encoding HRDC domain-containing protein produces the protein MRPEDDERAPAGTAAVDSSATGGADDEGVADVSAPTVEVVALTEPAEGVPPVVDTPEALAAVVEAFGAATGPVAVDAERASGYRYGQRTYLVQLRREGAGTALIDPIALPDLSALSDALVGVEWVLHAASQDLPGLAEQGMHPSRVFDTELAARLLGMERVGLAAVVADTLGLGLAKEHSAVDWSTRPLPVEWLRYAALDVEVLVEVREVLAERLAVSGKAEWAAQEFEAVRTAPAPAPRVEPWRRVSGLHAVRDARRLAVVRELWETRDKNARQRDLSPGRVLPDAAIVAAAQALPRGVPALTALPAFSGKGTRRRAPLWQSAIDRALALPDSELPSVRGPKSDAPPPPRAWADRDPAAAARLAVARDVVAGLSERHSVPVENLLQPDLLRRLCWSPPASLDAASVAEHLAAGGARAWQVELVADPFAAAFATLGA, from the coding sequence ATGCGACCTGAGGACGACGAGCGCGCGCCCGCCGGCACCGCTGCCGTCGACTCCTCGGCGACGGGCGGTGCCGACGACGAGGGCGTGGCGGACGTGAGCGCGCCGACCGTCGAGGTCGTCGCCCTGACGGAGCCCGCCGAGGGCGTCCCTCCGGTGGTCGACACCCCCGAGGCGCTCGCCGCGGTGGTCGAGGCGTTCGGCGCGGCGACCGGACCCGTGGCGGTCGACGCCGAGCGCGCGTCGGGGTACCGCTACGGGCAGCGCACGTACCTCGTGCAGCTGCGGCGCGAGGGCGCCGGGACGGCGCTCATCGACCCGATCGCGCTGCCGGACCTGTCGGCCCTGTCGGACGCTCTCGTCGGCGTCGAGTGGGTGCTGCACGCGGCGTCGCAGGACCTGCCGGGGCTCGCGGAGCAGGGCATGCACCCGTCGCGCGTGTTCGACACGGAGCTCGCCGCACGGCTGCTCGGGATGGAGCGCGTGGGGCTCGCGGCGGTCGTCGCGGACACGCTCGGCCTGGGGCTCGCCAAGGAGCACTCGGCCGTGGACTGGTCGACCCGCCCGCTGCCCGTGGAGTGGCTGCGGTACGCGGCGCTCGACGTCGAGGTGCTGGTCGAGGTGCGCGAGGTGCTCGCCGAGCGGCTCGCGGTGAGCGGCAAGGCCGAGTGGGCCGCGCAGGAGTTCGAGGCGGTGCGCACCGCGCCCGCGCCCGCGCCGCGCGTCGAGCCGTGGCGCCGCGTGTCGGGCCTGCACGCGGTGCGGGACGCGCGTCGTCTCGCGGTCGTGCGCGAGCTGTGGGAGACGCGCGACAAGAACGCGCGCCAGCGTGACCTGTCCCCCGGCCGCGTGCTGCCGGACGCGGCGATCGTGGCGGCCGCGCAGGCCCTGCCGCGCGGGGTCCCGGCGCTGACCGCGCTGCCCGCGTTCTCGGGCAAGGGCACGCGGCGGCGCGCGCCGCTGTGGCAGTCCGCGATCGACCGCGCGCTCGCGCTCCCCGACTCGGAGCTCCCGTCGGTGCGTGGCCCGAAGAGCGACGCACCGCCCCCGCCGCGCGCGTGGGCGGACCGCGACCCCGCGGCCGCGGCGCGCCTGGCCGTCGCACGCGACGTCGTCGCGGGCCTGTCGGAGCGGCACTCGGTGCCGGTCGAGAACCTCCTGCAGCCGGACCTGCTGCGCCGGCTGTGCTGGTCGCCGCCGGCCTCGCTCGACGCGGCGTCGGTCGCCGAGCACCTCGCGGCGGGCGGTGCGCGCGCGTGGCAGGTCGAGCTCGTCGCGGACCCGTTCGCGGCCGCGTTCGCCACGCTCGGGGCCTGA
- a CDS encoding thiolase family protein, producing MPAAPAVRRTVFVDGVRTPFGRARPDGLYAHTRADDLAVKTVRELLRRHPQLPPERVDEVAIAATTQAGDQGLTLGRTVGVLAGLPRSVPGYAIDRMCAGAMTAVTNLAGQIGVGAADVALAGGVEHMGRHPMGFDADPNPRFMSERLVAADALNMGVTAENLHDRDAGLTRERADAYGVASQRKYAEALAAGQIDPDLVPVATRDPEHGWGLATADEPPRPGTTVEAIGALPTPFRPGGRVTAGTSAPLTDGATACLLAAEDTAAELGLPVRMRLVSFAYAGVEPEIMGVGPVPATRRALARAGLTIDDIGLFEINEAFAVQVLAFLDAFGIADDDPRVNPYGGAIAVGHPLASSGVRLMTQLARQFAERPEVRYGLTTMCVGLGQGGTVIWENPHHPDYEPTTTEEVAP from the coding sequence ATGCCCGCCGCCCCCGCTGTCCGTCGCACCGTGTTCGTCGACGGGGTCCGCACCCCGTTCGGCCGCGCACGTCCCGACGGCCTCTACGCCCACACGCGCGCCGACGACCTCGCGGTCAAGACCGTCCGCGAGCTCCTGCGCCGCCACCCCCAGCTCCCGCCCGAGCGGGTCGACGAGGTCGCCATCGCCGCGACCACGCAGGCCGGCGACCAGGGCCTGACGCTCGGCCGCACCGTCGGCGTGCTCGCGGGTCTGCCGCGCTCCGTGCCCGGCTACGCGATCGACCGCATGTGCGCCGGCGCCATGACGGCCGTGACGAACCTCGCGGGCCAGATCGGCGTCGGCGCGGCCGACGTCGCGCTCGCCGGCGGCGTCGAGCACATGGGCCGGCACCCCATGGGCTTCGACGCCGACCCGAACCCCCGCTTCATGTCCGAGCGGCTCGTCGCGGCCGACGCCCTCAACATGGGTGTGACCGCGGAGAACCTGCACGACCGCGACGCGGGGCTCACGCGCGAGCGGGCCGACGCCTACGGCGTCGCGAGCCAGCGCAAGTACGCCGAGGCGCTCGCCGCGGGCCAGATCGACCCGGACCTCGTCCCGGTCGCCACGCGCGACCCGGAGCACGGCTGGGGCCTCGCGACCGCCGACGAGCCGCCCCGCCCGGGCACCACGGTCGAGGCGATCGGCGCGCTGCCGACGCCGTTCCGGCCGGGCGGCCGCGTCACCGCGGGCACGTCCGCTCCGCTGACCGACGGCGCGACCGCGTGCCTGCTGGCCGCCGAGGACACCGCGGCCGAGCTCGGCCTGCCGGTCCGCATGCGGCTCGTCTCGTTCGCGTACGCGGGCGTCGAGCCCGAGATCATGGGCGTCGGGCCCGTGCCCGCGACGCGCCGCGCGCTCGCCCGCGCCGGGCTGACGATCGACGACATCGGCTTGTTCGAGATCAACGAGGCGTTCGCGGTGCAGGTGCTCGCGTTCCTCGACGCGTTCGGGATCGCCGACGACGACCCGCGCGTCAACCCGTACGGCGGCGCGATCGCCGTGGGCCACCCGCTCGCCTCGTCGGGCGTGCGCCTCATGACGCAGCTCGCGCGGCAGTTCGCCGAGCGCCCCGAGGTCCGCTACGGCCTCACGACGATGTGCGTCGGTCTCGGCCAGGGCGGCACCGTCATCTGGGAGAACCCGCACCACCCCGACTACGAGCCGACGACCACCGAGGAGGTCGCCCCGTGA
- a CDS encoding 3-hydroxyacyl-CoA dehydrogenase NAD-binding domain-containing protein, translating to MSAEPTTSTQRAERVAHALARDVRLPDGAGTLVLVTIDNGLDHTKPTTFGPLGIAELTATLTTVRERVRAGEVQAVAVTGKPYYLAAGADLTQVAGVTTREEALRLGRGGHAAYGLLQDMGVPTFAFVNGVALGGGFELALNCDYRTAAADVRALALPETSLGLVPGWGGAYLVPRLVGVQDALDVILARPAANKPYTAQQAQQIGLVDVVLDTADFLEESVRWAARVLSGEVVVPRRELDDEATWRAVTDAARARLDATIHGSRPAPYRALDLVAHARDRSREEAFTAEDEALADLILSDEMRASVYAFGLVSGGKRPVGAPDRSLARPVTRVGIVGAGLMAAQIALLFAQRLGVPVVMRDLDDERVAKGLDAVRAGVERLTSSGRLSDAAASRLLGSVHGTTDLADLAGCDLVIEAVTEVLSLKKRVFAEVEQVVSPDAVLATNTSALSITQMAADLEHPERVVGLHFFNPVAAMPLVEVIQAERTSPEALATGFAVASTLRKTAVLVADHPGFVVNRLLVLLLGVIVDAVEKGTPVEVADRALRPLGLPMPPFELFDLVGPAVGLHVLTSLREDLGDRFPRSPGLEKLVADGTKVVLPAAAKGLPKPVDPAIQATFDAAREGEPLAEPLDEAGVLDSVLTALTVEVGHMLDEGVVATPQQIDLCMILGAGWGFHLGGLTPYLDRTGYSERVLGRRLLPDGVANVPTA from the coding sequence GTGAGCGCCGAGCCCACCACCAGCACGCAGCGTGCCGAGCGCGTCGCGCACGCCCTGGCACGCGACGTCCGCCTCCCGGACGGCGCGGGCACGCTCGTCCTCGTCACGATCGACAACGGCCTGGACCACACCAAGCCGACGACGTTCGGCCCGCTCGGCATCGCCGAGCTCACCGCGACGCTGACGACCGTGCGCGAGCGCGTCCGCGCCGGCGAGGTCCAGGCGGTCGCGGTCACGGGCAAGCCGTACTACCTCGCCGCGGGCGCCGACCTCACGCAGGTCGCGGGCGTCACGACGCGCGAGGAGGCGCTCCGGCTCGGCCGCGGAGGCCACGCCGCGTACGGGCTGCTGCAGGACATGGGCGTCCCGACGTTCGCGTTCGTCAACGGCGTCGCGCTGGGCGGCGGGTTCGAGCTCGCGCTCAACTGCGACTACCGCACGGCCGCCGCGGACGTCCGGGCGCTCGCGCTGCCCGAGACGAGCCTGGGCCTGGTGCCCGGCTGGGGCGGCGCGTACCTGGTCCCGCGTCTCGTCGGCGTGCAGGACGCGCTCGACGTGATCCTCGCGCGCCCCGCGGCGAACAAGCCGTACACGGCGCAGCAGGCGCAGCAGATCGGGCTCGTCGACGTCGTGCTCGACACCGCCGACTTCCTCGAGGAGTCGGTGCGGTGGGCGGCACGCGTGCTCAGCGGCGAGGTCGTCGTGCCGCGCCGCGAGCTGGACGACGAGGCGACCTGGCGCGCGGTGACCGACGCGGCCCGTGCGCGGCTCGACGCGACGATCCACGGGTCGCGTCCCGCGCCCTACCGCGCGCTCGACCTCGTCGCGCACGCCCGCGACCGCTCGCGCGAGGAGGCGTTCACGGCGGAGGACGAGGCGCTCGCCGACCTCATCCTGTCCGACGAGATGCGCGCGTCCGTCTACGCGTTCGGGCTCGTCTCGGGCGGCAAGCGACCCGTCGGCGCGCCCGACAGGTCGCTCGCGCGGCCCGTCACGCGCGTCGGGATCGTCGGCGCCGGGCTCATGGCCGCGCAGATCGCGCTGCTGTTCGCGCAGCGCCTCGGCGTGCCGGTCGTCATGCGCGACCTCGACGACGAGCGCGTGGCCAAGGGGCTCGACGCGGTGCGCGCGGGAGTCGAGCGGCTGACCTCGTCGGGCCGCCTGTCCGACGCGGCAGCCTCGCGCCTGCTCGGCTCGGTGCACGGCACCACGGACCTCGCGGACCTCGCGGGGTGCGACCTCGTGATCGAGGCCGTGACCGAGGTGCTCTCGCTCAAGAAGCGTGTGTTCGCCGAGGTCGAGCAGGTGGTCTCGCCCGACGCGGTGCTCGCGACGAACACCTCCGCGCTGTCGATCACGCAGATGGCCGCGGACCTGGAGCACCCCGAGCGCGTGGTCGGGCTGCACTTCTTCAACCCGGTCGCGGCGATGCCGCTCGTGGAGGTCATCCAGGCCGAGCGCACGTCGCCCGAGGCGCTGGCGACGGGCTTCGCGGTCGCGAGCACGCTCCGCAAGACCGCGGTGCTCGTCGCGGACCATCCCGGCTTCGTCGTCAACCGTCTGCTCGTCCTGCTGCTCGGCGTGATCGTCGACGCGGTCGAGAAGGGCACGCCGGTCGAGGTCGCGGACCGCGCGCTGCGACCGCTGGGCCTGCCGATGCCGCCGTTCGAGCTGTTCGACCTCGTCGGGCCGGCGGTGGGCCTGCACGTGCTGACGTCGCTGCGCGAGGACCTGGGCGATCGGTTCCCGCGCTCTCCCGGGCTCGAGAAGCTCGTCGCCGACGGCACGAAGGTCGTGCTCCCGGCCGCCGCCAAGGGCCTGCCGAAGCCCGTCGACCCGGCGATCCAGGCGACGTTCGACGCCGCACGCGAGGGCGAGCCGCTCGCCGAGCCCCTGGACGAGGCGGGCGTGCTCGACTCGGTGCTCACCGCCCTCACGGTCGAGGTCGGCCACATGCTCGACGAGGGCGTGGTCGCCACCCCGCAGCAGATCGACCTGTGCATGATCCTGGGCGCGGGCTGGGGCTTCCACCTGGGCGGCCTGACGCCGTACCTGGACCGCACGGGCTACAGCGAGCGGGTACTCGGGCGCCGCCTGCTGCCGGACGGCGTGGCGAACGTCCCCACGGCCTGA
- a CDS encoding maleylpyruvate isomerase N-terminal domain-containing protein, whose product MWPDLTFVGSLDPRAVVGASRLLAGLVAWPEITTRWHEESACAGMSVGALTWHLVNQPQRIVETLAAHDPRDSRLSEPVPVSTHYANAVWIREDLDGPSNVGVRERGEEQAAAGPQAAAAAAAEAASRLDTALLTAPPVVVVPWTGAAMAVEDFVATRLLEIVVHSDDLAASLSVPTPRFAPEALSPVLTLLTDLALRRHGQDALVRTLSRPQRAPEEISAF is encoded by the coding sequence ATGTGGCCCGATCTGACCTTCGTCGGCTCCCTCGACCCCCGCGCCGTCGTCGGCGCGTCGCGGCTGCTCGCCGGGCTGGTCGCCTGGCCCGAGATCACGACGCGATGGCACGAGGAGTCCGCGTGCGCCGGGATGAGCGTGGGGGCGCTCACCTGGCACCTCGTGAACCAGCCCCAGCGGATCGTCGAGACGCTCGCCGCGCACGACCCCCGCGACTCCCGGCTGAGCGAGCCGGTCCCCGTCTCGACGCACTACGCGAACGCCGTGTGGATCCGCGAGGACCTCGACGGCCCGTCGAACGTCGGCGTGCGCGAGCGCGGCGAGGAGCAGGCGGCGGCGGGCCCCCAGGCGGCGGCAGCCGCGGCCGCGGAGGCGGCGTCCCGGCTCGACACGGCGCTCCTGACCGCGCCGCCGGTCGTCGTCGTGCCCTGGACGGGCGCCGCGATGGCCGTCGAGGACTTCGTCGCGACCCGCCTCCTCGAGATCGTCGTGCACTCCGACGACCTCGCGGCGAGCCTGTCGGTCCCGACGCCCCGGTTCGCGCCCGAGGCCCTGTCCCCCGTGCTCACCCTGCTGACGGACCTCGCGCTGCGCCGGCACGGGCAGGACGCGCTCGTGCGGACCCTGAGCCGCCCGCAGCGCGCGCCGGAGGAGATCAGCGCGTTCTGA
- the pflA gene encoding pyruvate formate-lyase-activating protein codes for MSTVTDPQVGAPVVPLGMPLVGGAHGRVQGAGTEGLEHAESEDRSARLAAVRAGDVGSVHSWELVTAVDGPGTRMTVFLSGCPLRCLYCHNPDTMEMRRGTDVTSDELLARVSRYRGVMRATHGGLTISGGEPLMQPAFVRRLLRGAKAMDVHTAIDTSGYLGAHCTDEMLDDLDLVLLDVKSGDPETYKRVTGRELEPTLQFGRRLAARGDTEVWIRFVLVPGLTDDVENVEKVAEHVASLGECVTRVEVLPFHQMGRDKWAELGMRYELEDTQPPSPEVVERVRGQFRARGLQVF; via the coding sequence ATGAGCACGGTGACCGACCCGCAGGTCGGGGCCCCGGTCGTCCCGCTGGGCATGCCGCTCGTCGGCGGCGCCCACGGACGCGTGCAGGGCGCGGGCACCGAGGGCCTCGAGCACGCCGAGAGCGAGGACCGCTCCGCGCGGCTCGCCGCGGTGCGGGCCGGCGACGTCGGCTCGGTGCACTCCTGGGAGCTCGTCACCGCGGTGGACGGGCCCGGGACGCGCATGACGGTCTTCCTGTCGGGGTGCCCGCTGCGCTGCCTGTACTGCCACAACCCCGACACCATGGAGATGCGACGCGGCACGGACGTCACGTCCGACGAGCTGCTCGCGCGGGTGAGCCGGTACCGCGGCGTCATGCGCGCGACACACGGTGGCCTGACGATCTCCGGCGGCGAGCCGCTGATGCAGCCCGCGTTCGTGCGGCGCCTGCTGCGTGGCGCCAAGGCGATGGACGTGCACACCGCGATCGACACGTCCGGCTACCTGGGTGCGCACTGCACCGACGAGATGCTCGACGACCTCGACCTCGTCCTGCTGGACGTGAAGTCCGGCGATCCCGAGACGTACAAGCGCGTCACGGGGCGTGAGCTGGAGCCGACGCTGCAGTTCGGCCGGCGCCTCGCCGCCCGCGGCGACACCGAGGTCTGGATCCGCTTCGTGCTCGTGCCGGGGCTGACGGACGACGTCGAGAACGTCGAGAAGGTCGCGGAGCACGTCGCGTCGCTCGGCGAGTGCGTGACGCGCGTCGAGGTCCTGCCGTTCCACCAGATGGGCCGCGACAAGTGGGCCGAGCTCGGCATGCGGTACGAGCTCGAGGACACGCAGCCGCCCAGCCCCGAGGTCGTGGAGCGCGTGCGCGGCCAGTTCCGGGCCCGGGGCCTGCAGGTCTTCTAG
- the pflB gene encoding formate C-acetyltransferase, with translation MSTTAVPGTDNLEATTPAAWAGFVTGPWVDHIDVRDFIQRNYTPYEGDASFLAGPTERTTGIWAKLSQMFPAEREKGVYDVDASTPSTITSHAPGYIAQDDEVIVGLQTDAPLKRAIMPNGGWRMVQTSLQTYGYEAPQEIVDIFTKYRKTHNDGVFDVYPPAVRAARSSHIITGLPDAYGRGRIIGDYRRVALYGVDALIDAKKLEKAALDMERSVEDVIRAREELAEQIRALGELKQMAASYGYDISGPATTGREAVQWLYFGYLAAVKEQNGAAMSLGRTSTFLDIFLERDLAAGTITEEQAQEIIDDFVIKLRIVRFLRTPEYDNLFSGDPTWVTESIGGMGEDGRTLVTKNSFRFLQTLYNLGPAPEPNMTVFWSDALPEGFKKYCAQVSIDTSAVQYESDELIRADWGDDAAIACCVSPMRVGKQMQFFGARVNLAKALLYAINGGRDEVSGKQIAPVSAPVEGEFLDYDEVAAKFDVMMDWLAQTYVDALNCVHYMHDKYAYERIEMALHDREILRTMACGIAGLSVVADSLSAIKYAKVRALRTADGLVTEYQVEGDFPTYGNDDDRADAIAVQLVETFMEKIRKNPTYRGALHTQSVLTITSNVVYGKATGSTPDGRRHGEPFAPGANPMNGRDTHGMLASALSVAKLPYSQAQDGISLTSSVVPSGLGRTRDEQVANLVGLLDAYTMSHGYHMNVNVLNRETLLDAMEHPENYPQLTIRVSGYAVNFVRLTREQQLDVLSRTFHGAV, from the coding sequence ATGTCCACCACTGCCGTACCCGGCACCGACAACCTCGAGGCGACGACGCCTGCTGCCTGGGCGGGGTTCGTCACCGGACCTTGGGTCGACCACATCGACGTGCGCGACTTCATCCAGCGCAACTACACGCCCTACGAGGGTGACGCGTCGTTCCTGGCGGGCCCCACGGAGCGCACCACGGGCATCTGGGCGAAGCTCTCGCAGATGTTCCCGGCCGAGCGTGAGAAGGGCGTCTACGACGTCGACGCGAGCACGCCCTCGACCATCACGTCGCACGCCCCCGGGTACATCGCCCAGGACGACGAGGTCATCGTCGGCCTGCAGACCGACGCGCCGCTCAAGCGCGCGATCATGCCGAACGGCGGCTGGCGCATGGTCCAGACCTCGCTGCAGACGTACGGCTACGAGGCGCCGCAGGAGATCGTCGACATCTTCACCAAGTACCGCAAGACGCACAACGACGGCGTCTTCGACGTGTACCCGCCGGCCGTGCGCGCCGCGCGCTCGTCGCACATCATCACGGGCCTGCCGGACGCCTACGGCCGCGGCCGGATCATCGGCGACTACCGCCGCGTGGCGCTGTACGGCGTGGACGCGCTGATCGACGCGAAGAAGCTCGAGAAGGCCGCGCTCGACATGGAGCGCTCCGTCGAGGACGTCATCCGGGCCCGTGAGGAGCTCGCGGAGCAGATCCGCGCGCTCGGCGAGCTCAAGCAGATGGCCGCGTCCTACGGCTACGACATCTCCGGTCCGGCGACGACCGGCCGCGAGGCCGTGCAGTGGCTGTACTTCGGCTACCTCGCCGCGGTGAAGGAGCAGAACGGCGCCGCGATGTCGCTGGGCCGCACCTCGACGTTCCTGGACATCTTCCTCGAGCGCGACCTGGCCGCGGGCACCATCACCGAGGAGCAGGCGCAGGAGATCATCGACGACTTCGTCATCAAGCTGCGCATCGTCCGGTTCCTGCGCACGCCCGAGTACGACAACCTGTTCTCCGGCGACCCGACGTGGGTCACCGAGTCCATCGGTGGCATGGGCGAGGACGGCCGCACGCTCGTCACGAAGAACTCGTTCCGGTTCCTGCAGACCCTGTACAACCTGGGTCCCGCGCCCGAGCCGAACATGACGGTGTTCTGGAGCGACGCGCTGCCCGAGGGCTTCAAGAAGTACTGCGCGCAGGTCTCGATCGACACCTCGGCCGTGCAGTACGAGTCCGACGAGCTCATCCGCGCCGACTGGGGCGACGACGCCGCGATCGCGTGCTGCGTGTCCCCGATGCGGGTCGGCAAGCAGATGCAGTTCTTCGGCGCCCGCGTGAACCTCGCCAAGGCCCTGCTGTACGCGATCAACGGTGGTCGTGACGAGGTCTCCGGCAAGCAGATCGCGCCCGTCTCGGCCCCGGTCGAGGGCGAGTTCCTCGACTACGACGAGGTCGCGGCGAAGTTCGACGTGATGATGGACTGGCTCGCCCAGACCTACGTCGACGCGCTGAACTGCGTGCACTACATGCACGACAAGTACGCGTACGAGCGCATCGAGATGGCGCTGCACGACCGCGAGATCCTGCGCACCATGGCCTGCGGCATCGCCGGCCTGTCGGTCGTGGCGGACTCGCTGTCGGCCATCAAGTACGCCAAGGTGCGCGCGCTGCGCACGGCGGACGGCCTCGTCACCGAGTACCAGGTGGAGGGCGACTTCCCGACGTACGGCAACGACGACGACCGCGCGGACGCCATCGCGGTGCAGCTCGTCGAGACGTTCATGGAGAAGATCCGCAAGAACCCGACGTACCGCGGCGCGCTGCACACGCAGTCCGTGCTGACGATCACGTCGAACGTCGTGTACGGCAAGGCCACGGGCTCGACCCCCGACGGCCGGCGCCACGGCGAGCCGTTCGCGCCGGGTGCGAACCCGATGAACGGGCGTGACACGCACGGCATGCTCGCCTCGGCGCTGTCGGTCGCGAAGCTGCCGTACTCGCAGGCGCAGGACGGCATCTCGCTCACGTCGTCGGTCGTGCCCTCGGGCCTGGGCCGCACGCGGGACGAGCAGGTGGCCAACCTCGTCGGCCTCCTGGACGCGTACACGATGTCGCACGGCTACCACATGAACGTCAACGTGCTGAACCGTGAGACGCTCCTCGACGCGATGGAGCACCCGGAGAACTACCCGCAGCTCACCATCCGCGTGAGCGGCTACGCGGTGAACTTCGTCCGGCTGACGCGCGAGCAGCAGCTCGACGTCCTGTCGCGCACGTTCCACGGCGCGGTCTGA
- the dxs gene encoding 1-deoxy-D-xylulose-5-phosphate synthase: MARSLLSSIRTPADVKALRPGQLDALAQEIRTFLVDQVARTGGHLGPNLGVVELTIALHRVFTSPRDTFVFDTGHQSYVHKLLTGRQDFGALRRREGLSGYPSRAESEHDVVENSHASTALSWADGLAKANELQGRSDRHVVALIGDGALTGGMAWEALNNIAAAQDRRLVVVVNDNGRSYAPTIGGLAMHLDALRTTQGYENVLSWGKRTLTRSGPPGRLAYDALHGLKKGIKDVVAPQGMFEDLGLKYIGPVDGHDEQAVERALRRAQAFGGPVIVHVITEKGRGYTPAEQDVADRFHAVGVIHPETGLPVAPSRFGWTSVFADEIVRIGRRRPDVVAVTAAMLQPVGLAPFAAEFPDRVFDVGIAEQHAATSAAGLAFGGLHPVVAVYATFLNRAFDQVLMDVALHRAGVTFVLDRAGITGDDGASHNGMWDMAMLAIVPGLRLAAPRDEKTLRTALREAVDVDDSPTVVRYPKSALVAEIPAIEDLDGLDVLARHEAADEGARRVLVVGVGSMVGTGLEVAEQLAAHGVHVTVVDPRWVLPVPAALTKLVGEHDHVVTVEDGLVDGGVGAHVAQRALEQGIVVPVQSFGVPREFLPHASRDQLVTALRLTPGDITRDVLTALSRR; encoded by the coding sequence GTGGCACGATCGCTGCTGTCGTCGATCCGCACGCCGGCGGACGTCAAGGCCCTGCGCCCCGGCCAGCTCGACGCGCTCGCGCAGGAGATCCGGACGTTCCTGGTCGACCAGGTCGCGCGCACGGGCGGCCACCTGGGACCGAACCTGGGGGTCGTCGAGCTGACGATCGCGCTGCACCGCGTGTTCACCTCGCCGCGGGACACGTTCGTGTTCGACACGGGCCACCAGTCCTACGTGCACAAGCTGCTCACCGGGCGCCAGGACTTCGGCGCGCTGCGGCGTCGCGAGGGCCTGTCGGGGTACCCGAGCCGCGCGGAGTCCGAGCACGACGTCGTCGAGAACTCGCACGCGTCGACGGCGCTGAGCTGGGCGGACGGTCTTGCGAAGGCGAACGAGCTGCAGGGCCGTTCCGACCGGCACGTCGTCGCGCTGATCGGCGACGGCGCCCTCACGGGCGGCATGGCCTGGGAGGCGCTGAACAACATCGCCGCGGCGCAGGACCGCCGGCTGGTCGTCGTGGTCAACGACAACGGCCGCTCCTACGCGCCCACGATCGGCGGCCTCGCGATGCACCTCGACGCGCTGCGCACGACGCAGGGCTACGAGAACGTCCTGTCCTGGGGCAAGCGCACGCTCACGCGCTCGGGCCCGCCCGGGCGCCTCGCGTACGACGCGCTGCACGGCCTGAAGAAGGGCATCAAGGACGTCGTCGCGCCGCAGGGCATGTTCGAGGACCTGGGCCTGAAGTACATCGGTCCGGTCGACGGTCACGACGAGCAGGCGGTCGAGCGCGCGCTGCGCCGCGCGCAGGCGTTCGGCGGTCCGGTGATCGTGCACGTCATCACGGAGAAGGGCCGTGGCTACACGCCCGCCGAGCAGGACGTCGCGGACCGGTTCCACGCGGTCGGCGTGATCCACCCCGAGACGGGTCTGCCGGTCGCGCCGTCGCGGTTCGGCTGGACGAGCGTGTTCGCCGACGAGATCGTCCGCATCGGGCGGCGCCGGCCGGACGTCGTCGCGGTCACCGCGGCGATGCTGCAGCCCGTGGGGCTCGCGCCGTTCGCGGCGGAGTTCCCGGACCGGGTGTTCGACGTGGGCATCGCGGAGCAGCACGCCGCGACGTCGGCCGCGGGCCTCGCGTTCGGCGGCCTGCACCCGGTGGTCGCGGTGTACGCGACGTTCCTCAACCGTGCGTTCGACCAGGTGCTCATGGACGTCGCGCTGCACCGCGCGGGCGTCACGTTCGTGCTCGACCGCGCGGGCATCACGGGCGACGACGGCGCGAGCCACAACGGCATGTGGGACATGGCGATGCTCGCGATCGTGCCCGGTCTGCGGCTCGCGGCACCGCGCGACGAGAAGACGCTGCGCACCGCGCTGCGCGAGGCCGTGGACGTCGACGACTCGCCGACCGTGGTCCGCTACCCCAAGAGCGCGCTGGTCGCGGAGATCCCCGCGATCGAGGACCTCGACGGCCTCGACGTGCTGGCGCGGCACGAGGCGGCCGACGAGGGTGCGCGGCGCGTGCTCGTCGTCGGCGTGGGCTCGATGGTCGGCACCGGGCTCGAGGTGGCCGAGCAGCTCGCGGCGCACGGCGTGCACGTCACGGTCGTCGACCCGCGCTGGGTCCTGCCGGTCCCGGCGGCGCTCACCAAGCTCGTGGGCGAGCACGACCACGTGGTCACGGTCGAGGACGGGCTGGTCGACGGGGGAGTCGGCGCGCACGTCGCGCAGCGGGCGCTCGAGCAGGGCATCGTCGTGCCCGTGCAGTCGTTCGGGGTGCCGCGCGAGTTCCTGCCGCACGCGTCGCGGGACCAGCTCGTCACGGCGTTGCGGCTGACGCCGGGCGACATCACGCGCGACGTCCTGACGGCCCTGTCGCGCCGCTGA